A genomic window from Montipora capricornis isolate CH-2021 chromosome 8, ASM3666992v2, whole genome shotgun sequence includes:
- the LOC138058965 gene encoding uncharacterized protein, with protein sequence MDILVLSKKMLIVLAFLFLGSALVAGDAKFYSLNCQQLSSSSSSFEVEWSNIKPYIYNDSTAEKPKGLFYEFLQMMIKPSDKIFYKTNNNPQNKIQNFKCKLANQQLQSNKTGNTTLIMPVMIKARGTIDDPCMIRLHHSKGPAYIVQRNVLKPLTQLGHSFINGGQIIGLTLILTAISGVIMWILDRRKNPIDFPASFVQGSWQGFWWAFVTMTTVGYGDTAPRSVQARLYSILWMLLGMVAFSVLTANFTSSLTHEIEEDLNLYGKTVAVLNNSLAKQAAVSEGAKFVEHKDLEAMIQSLSGSEKSPSISGLLLDIHAALSNMEAFGKHKLEIGRTVDFEYDIGMTVKPPNNETQICDTIQKCANDLSSSEAFGLKLLKDLSDSFSEGQREKVSSSLFDDYNFLIILLAIFGTLIGGGLIWEYFYYKPKMEHMNKVNGDIEMEDEDKDSDKAILLMSEVQELCDECSAKVKDIMKREGKQRLQSLQTVVSPLDGFSIIGNQLSSIPGVSSIRKIGSELPHNVQSLAKLTKNKHNKHPS encoded by the exons ATGGATATCTTAGTGCTCTCGAAAAAAATGCTTATCGTGTTAGCCTTCCTCTTCTTGGGATCAGCACTTGTTGCAGGAGATGCAAAATTTTATTCACTGAATTGCCAGCAATTATCTTCATCCTCATCAAGCTTTGAAGTGGAATGGTCCAACATCAAACCTTATATATATAATGATTCTACAGCTGAGAAGCCGAAAG GACTCTTCTATGAATTCCTTCAAATGATGATCAAACCATCGGACAAGATCTTTTACAAAACCAATAACAATCCACAGAACAAGATCCAAAACTTCAAGTGCAAGTTAGCGAATCAACAACTGCAGTCAAACAAGACCGGAAACACGACCTTAATAATGCCAGTAATGATCAAAGCAAGAGGAACTATTGATGATCCTTGCATGATTAGACTGCACCATTCCAAAGGACCAGCTTACATCGTTCAGCGGAATGTTCTCAAGCCCTTAACACAACTTGGTCATTCGTTTATTAATGGTGGTCAGATCATTGGCTTAACTCTCATCTTAACAGCGATATCTGGTGTCATCATGTGGATACTG GATCGTCGCAAGAATCCCATTGACTTTCCCGCATCCTTTGTGCAGGGCTCCTGGCAAGGATTTTGGTGGGCttttgttaccatgacaacagtTGG TTATGGAGATACAGCTCCCAGGTCAGTTCAAGCGCGTCTCTACAGCATTCTGTGGATGCTACTGGGAATGGTGGCTTTCTCAGTTCTCACAGCCAACTTCACCAGTTCATTGACTCATGAGATTGAAGAAGACTTGAATCTTTATGGAAAAACA GTCGCTGTCTTAAATAATAGTTTGGCAAAGCAAGCGGCTGTGTCAGAAGGAGCTAAATTTGTCG AACACAAAGACCTTGAGGCTATGATACAATCCCTCAGCGGATCCGAGAAGAGTCCAAGTATAAGTGGCTTATTGTTGGACATACATGCGGCCTTATCGAACATGGAGGCATTTGGAAAACACAAATTGGAGATTGGAAGGACAGTAGATTTCGAGTACGACATTGGTATGACCGTCAAACCACCAAACAATGAAACACAAATTTGTGATACTATACAGAAATGTGCTAACGACCTTTCGTCCAGTGAGGCCTTTGGGCTCAAATTACTAAAG GATTTATCTGATTCCTTTTCTGAGGGCCAAAGGGAAAAAGTGTCGTCAAGTTTGTTCGATGATTATAACTTTCTCATTATTCTTCTCGCTATATTTGGTACCCTCATCGGTGGTGGCCTCATTTGGGAATATTTTTACTACAAGCCAAAAATGGAACACATGAACAAAGTCAACG GTGACATTGAAATGGAAGACGAAGATAAGGATTCCGACAAGGCAATCTTGCTGATGAGTGAAGTGCAAGAGTTGTGTGACGAATGTAGTGCTAAAGTAAAGGACATTATGAAACGAGAAGGAAAACAGAGATTACAAAGCCTTCAGACAGTTGTTAGTCCATTAGACGGCTTCTCTATAATTGGAAATCAGCTAAGTTCTATTCCAGGAGTATCCTCCATCAGAAAAATTGGCTCGGAACTGCCTCACAATGTTCAGAGCTTGGCGaagttaacaaaaaacaaacataacaaacaCCCGAGTTGA
- the LOC138014018 gene encoding uncharacterized protein has product MDRILTLFGYLSSYFGPSRRNGPTNGDSNVGVKRSHNINDNFTDSGLNSTSVGLHDVATGDKKLRRPRASAFTEPGLQGTLRGEEFEIKYPNDSTAKSSNFIGGNGKSGLPPVWDNPASSGKENMNGIKVLLDSEEASEGKSTRRPKTDAILPCVHHDLRKELLISEAQKGKQLPKTIKEPGNGKGLPNVFSNLGKSFVETNQLAVFNRSSFRKKPASLVKDSDTTSKHPSTVNDGSGYGNGRQSQTDTPKERKKKTTTKKKDVHKGSGKSPNERRKSAYVGQNVKEDRANVCFEKTSGPSKKESIKTEEHSAIEDSDGMREKPNKQRPGTALGRWFKKHKGTVAPAQLDGVNNGAAVLLKETEGKFKTKIENSFDGKASEAYDSYVLTTPHVKRVFVSECQENVSVLLVKDDSLGKDTEMETVQDEVSKRNDVSLRVPQKDLAEKAIKIEISGDEATKKDVEKDESPQKIEKTEQETCQAKSEQEKNHRRQKATPSCSSNMEESNGLLKEEIGHIDKEREDPPEAKPFTLPYPVKRDLLKETVDNICLASLNDGATNQPRITIKKELDTERLDMNDFYCEKKRNMSVSDVGDLASVFESGGELKSLLQHSKTVSVQQRLEKTSKDISLKDKTPRQCNQLGHVLRQLPIVYDSPDSETFEIKDNVVSREPMKATRSPRNLRFPRLNGGGVLGNQVNSATGHPLVPPLGRNKTAKKELKPGLKMVTVNAERDAVLQKTIEKPKWDTGKPCLPSIESQRTQMVEDILEKRRRKQEKEMADDFEGWGNYDDEPEEIKRILERPLTAKSPTYPAHWRPVPTQRSLGREGQRCRLGVIPKKPEKRFLPESASEDLTNIQLEEPEELYHSSYREKTPPKRLPLFDNDTYKRYVNKHEEPTTWCKTLRVRQRSAYSHFQERYLADDNVDIEDVEEVLSL; this is encoded by the exons ATGGACAGAATCTTAACCCTTTTTGGTTACTTATCGAGTTATTTTGGCCCTTCCAGACGGAATGGACCAACCAATGGCGATAGCAACGTTGGTGTTAAAAGATCTCACAACATCAACGATAACTTTACTGACAGCGGCTTGAATTCTACAAGTGTAGGACTTCACGATGTCGCAACTGGTGATAAGAAATTGCGTCGTCCGAGAGCCAGCGCCTTTACAGAGCCTGGCTTACAAGGCACCCTTCGGGGTGAGGAGTTTGAAATCAAATATCCGAATGATTCCACCGCAAAGTCATCTAACTTTATCGGTGGAAATGGAAAATCGGGATTGCCGCCAGTCTGGGACAATCCTGCATCAAGTGGAAAAGAGAACATGAACGGTATTAAAGTTCTTCTTGATAGCGAGGAAGCATCGGAAGGAAAAAGTACTCGGCGTCCAAAGACGGATGCAATTTTGCCATGCGTACATCATGATCTGAGGAAAGAGTTGTTGATCAGCGAGGCCCAGAAAGGGAAACAATTACCCAAGACCATCAAAGAGCCAGGAAACGGCAAAGGTCTCCCAAATGTTTTCTCCAATCTTGGAAAGTCATTTGTTGAAACAAATCAGTTGGCTGTTTTTAATCGATCATCCTTTAGAAAAAAACCCGCCTCCTTGGTGAAGGACTCGGACACAACAAGTAAGCACCCAAGTACCGTGAACGATGGAAGCGGCTATGGAAATGGACGGCAGTCCCAGACAGATACGCCCAAAGAGAGGAAGAAGAAAACGACTACGAAGAAGAAGGATGTGCACAAGGGATCTGGGAAAAGTCCGAATGAAAGAAGGAAGAGTGCTTATGTAGGCCAGAATGTTAAAGAAGATAGGGCGAATGTTTGCTTCGAGAAGACCAGTGGTCCATCCAAGAAAGAAAGTATAAAAACAGAGGAACATAGTGCAATCGAAGACAGTGACGGTATGAGAGAGAAACCGAATAAACAGAGGCCAGGAACGGCTCTTGGGAGATGGTTTAAGAAACATAAAGGCACTGTGGCACCAGCCCAGCTTGACGGTGTCAATAATGGTGCCGCAGTTCTTCTCAAGGAAACGGAGGGCAAGTTCAAgacgaaaattgaaaattcatttgaCGGCAAGGCGTCTGAGGCATACGATTCCTATGTACTTACAACGCCTCACGTGAAAAGAGTTTTTGTGAGTGAATGCCAAGAGAATGTCTCTGTTCTTCTGGTAAAAGATGATTCGTTGGGAAAGGATACGGAAATGGAAACAGTTCAGGATGAGGTATCAAAACGAAATGATGTTTCACTTCGTGTCCCGCAAAAAGATCTTGCAGAAAAAGCTATTAAAATAGAGATAAGTGGAGACGAGGCGACGAAGAAAGATGTTGAAAAGGATGAATCCcctcaaaaaattgaaaagactGAACAGGAAACCTGTCAGGCAAAATCagaacaagagaaaaatcaTCGCAGACAGAAGGCCACGCCCTCTTGTTCTTCTAACATGGAGGAGAGTAATGGTCTGCTAAAGGAAGAGATTGGACACATTGATAAAGAAAGGGAAGACCCTCCAGAAGCTAAACCTTTCACACTTCCTTATCCCGTGAAACGGGatcttttgaaagaaactgttgaTAATATATGTTTAGCCTCTCTAAACGATGGGGCCACCAACCAACCAAGAATTACAATCAAGAAGGAACTGGACACCGAAAGGCTAGATATGAATGACTTCTACTGCGAGAAGAAGAGAAATATGTCTGTAAGCGATGTCGGGGATCTTGCAAGCGTATTTGAAAGTGGTGGGGAATTGAAATCACTACTGCAGCATTCTAAAACAGTTTCTGTCCAACAAAGATTAGAAAAGACTTCGAAAGATATCTCCTTGAAGGACAAAACGCCGCGGCAATGCAATCAGCTTGGTCACGTTCTCAGGCAATTGCCGATCGTGTATGACTCCCCGGATTCTGAAACATTCGAGATAAAGGACAACGTGGTGAGTAGGGAACCAATGAAAGCCACAAGAAGCCCAAGAAATCTGAGGTTTCCACGATTGAACGGGGGAGGTGTTTTGGGTAACCAAGTGAACAGTGCCACAGGACATCCACTGGTTCCTCCTCTTGGACGAAATAAGACCGCAAAAAAGGAATTGAAGCCAGGATTAAAAATGGTTACCGTCAACGCGGAACGAGATGCTGTTCTTCAGAAGACCATCGAGAAGCCCAAATGGGATACTGGAAAACCCTGTCTCCCCTCAATCGAGAGTCAAAGAACTCAAATGGTTGAGGATATCCTTGAAAAACGGAGACGAAAGCAGGAGAAGGAAATGGCTGACGATTTTGAAGGTTGGGGGAACTATGACGATGAACCTGAAGAAATAAAACGAATCCTAGAACGACCATTGACAGCGAAATCTCCAACCTATCCAGCTCACTGGAGACCAGTGCCCACTCAACGATCCCTAGGGAGAGAAGGACAGAGGTGCCGTCTCGGAGTAATTCCGAAGAAGCCAGAGAAACGCTTTTTGCCTGAGTCAGCAAGTGAAG ATCTCACAAATATTCAACTTGAGGAACCAGAAGAGCTCTATCACTCGTCATATCGTGAAAAGACGCCCCCCAAAAGGCTGCCGCTTTTTGACAATGATACTTATAAAAGATACGTCAACAAACATGAAGAGCCGACCACTTGGTGCAAAACTTTGCGCGTGCGTCAAAGATCAGCTTATAGCCACTTTCAGGAAAGATACCTTGCCGATGACAACGTAGATATTGAAGATGTTGAAGAAGTCTTATCATTGTAG
- the LOC138059902 gene encoding ribosome biogenesis regulatory protein homolog, with amino-acid sequence MLKSINFIGNSVSCPVVGDKILEPSSERPTKEQVSAKLNLSRLSTASLGKFTETLPKEKIPRKTGKKRKFEPVVGDMSSERARNMELAEKIARKEPLDVNKAVNQHTEEKQRRASESNADGTGKGKKGKRKRKSGGQARNKMAAGKSGRKVGKKRKKS; translated from the exons ATGTTAAAgagcattaattttattggTAATAGTGTATCTTGTCCTGTAGTGGGAGACAAAATCCTTGAACCATCATCTGAGCGACCAACCAAAGAGCAG GTGTCTGCAAAGTTGAATTTAAGCAGGCTGTCAACTGCTTCTCTTGGAAAATTTACCGAAACGCTG CCAAAAGAGAAGATACCACGAAAAACTGGCAAGAAAAGAAAG TTTGAGCCAGTGGTCGGGGACATGTCAAGTGAACGCGCTCGTAATATGGAGTTGGCCGAGAAAATTGCGAGAAAAGAACCATTAGATGTTAATAAG GCTGTGAACCAACAcacagaagaaaaacaaagaag AGCAAGCGAGTCCAACGCGGATGGAACTGGTAAAGGAAAGaaaggcaaaagaaaaagaaaatcaggcGGGCAAGCAAGAAACAAGATGGCTGCTGGCAAATCAGGACGGAAAGtgggaaagaaaaggaagaagtcATAA